The following is a genomic window from Sutcliffiella horikoshii.
TTGGTTTAATTGGGGGATTTGGAACATTAGCGCTGCTTGCAATTGCTTTTCTCCTGCCCACTACAAGGGATTTCTTGTTGGATGCCTTGGTGGATATGGATGGATGGAAAATAGGCCTGAACTTTGTCCTGTTGTTGGCTATTGCACTATTCGCTTACCTGCCGAACTGGGGAATGCTGAGGAAAGCATCCACTTTGTCCAGTGCGACGAGATAGAAATATAACAAAACCGCACAGTCCAGTCTGTGCGGTTTTTGCTAGTTACGCTGTTTTTTCTTTTGGAAAAATAAATAGTAAATTCCAAGACCCAACCCTGCAAGGTTGATAGCCAGCATGACGAAATAATACGCTTCGATCGGGCCGGTGAAGATATAGTAAAAGTATCTGATGGTGTTAATAATAATGACCATTAATAATACAATCGAAAAAAATCTATTCATCCATATCCCCCTAAAATATTTAAACAAGCTCTTCCCATTCCTCCATCAAGGCAAAAAGCCTTTCCTGAAACGCTTCATTCGCAGTGTTCAGCTCCAGCACCTTCTCGTGATCTTGATAAACTTCAGGCAAGCAAAGCTCGCTTTCGTTATGCTCGATTTTCTGCTCAAGCTCTTCCATTTCTTTTTCAATTTCTTCCACACGGCGTTTGCGCTGGCGTTCCAGGCGCTTTGCTTCTTTTTCCTGTTCGTAACTCATTTTCTCAGGTGCGTCACTGGTTGCAGTTGAAGTGACCTTTGAACCTTTGGAACTCGCAGTCTCTGCTTCCAATCGCTCAAGCTCCAACGCTTCTTCTTTTTTCTCGACATAATAGTCGTAGTCCCCAAGGTACTCTGTAGCCCCTACCGTGCTCAGCTCATACACCTTCGTCGCCAGTCTATTAATAAAATAACGGTCATGCGAAACAAACAGAATCGTTCCGGGATAATCAATCAGAGCATTCTCGAGGATTTCTTTGCTATCTAGGTCCAAGTGGTTAGTAGGCTCATCCAAAATCAGCACGTTTGAGCGCTCCATCATCAGCTTGGAAAGGGCAAGCCGCGCTTTTTCGCCACCACTCAACGTGGATACAGGCTTCAGCACGTCATCGCCGGAAAATAGGAAGTTTCCTAGAACGGTCCGGATTTCTTTCTCCATTTTTTGAGGATATTCATCCCAAAGCTCCGCTAGAACGGTTTTGTTGGAAGTAAGGTCTGCCTGCTGCTGGTCGTAATAGCTGATCGACACATTGGCGCCAAAGGAAAAGCTGCCTTCAAGCGGCTTTAATTTTCCTACAAGCGTCTTTAATAAGGTAGACTTCCCAATCCCATTTGGGCCAACAAGTGCGACACTGTCGCCGCGGCTCATGGAAAAGTCGACATGGCGGAAGACAGGATTTGTATCATAGGAAACAGATAAATCTTTCGCCTTAAGGACATCGTTCCCGCTTTGACGGTCGATATCGAACATGATGGATGCAGACTTTTCGTCGCCTTTAGGACGGTCCATCACTTCCATCTTTTCGAGTTGCCTGCGACGGCTTTGGGCGCGTTTGGTAGTTGAGGCACGTGCCAGGTTCTTTGCTACAAAATCTTGCAGTTTGGCAATCTCGTCTTGCTGCTTCTCAAACATTTTCATCTCGCGCTCATACTGCTCGGCCTTCTGCTCTAGATACTTGCTGTAGTTTCCGATGAACTTAGCGGATTGCTTACGCGAAATCTCATAAACAATGTTGACGACCTTGTCCAAGAAATAGCGGTCATGGGAAACAATCAGCAGGGCACCAGGGTA
Proteins encoded in this region:
- a CDS encoding ABC-F family ATP-binding cassette domain-containing protein, yielding MIILQVNQLTKYFGADLILSNIKLEVQSKDRIALVGRNGAGKSTLLKIISNQLSFDSGDLIKPKGVSIGYLAQDTGLQTERSIWDEMLTVFTGLRELETQMRTLEAKMGDPAYFEDETQYARILKEYDEVQEAFKQKGGFQYEADIRSVLHGLRFSEYDYETPIETLSGGQRTRLALAKLLLTKPDLLILDEPTNHLDIDTLSWLENYLQGYPGALLIVSHDRYFLDKVVNIVYEISRKQSAKFIGNYSKYLEQKAEQYEREMKMFEKQQDEIAKLQDFVAKNLARASTTKRAQSRRRQLEKMEVMDRPKGDEKSASIMFDIDRQSGNDVLKAKDLSVSYDTNPVFRHVDFSMSRGDSVALVGPNGIGKSTLLKTLVGKLKPLEGSFSFGANVSISYYDQQQADLTSNKTVLAELWDEYPQKMEKEIRTVLGNFLFSGDDVLKPVSTLSGGEKARLALSKLMMERSNVLILDEPTNHLDLDSKEILENALIDYPGTILFVSHDRYFINRLATKVYELSTVGATEYLGDYDYYVEKKEEALELERLEAETASSKGSKVTSTATSDAPEKMSYEQEKEAKRLERQRKRRVEEIEKEMEELEQKIEHNESELCLPEVYQDHEKVLELNTANEAFQERLFALMEEWEELV